A section of the Paenibacillus aurantius genome encodes:
- the cydS gene encoding cytochrome bd oxidase small subunit CydS, whose product MEHFLIMIAPPLIVVFSIAVLFFLTGRRKSDNGSR is encoded by the coding sequence ATGGAGCATTTTCTGATTATGATCGCCCCGCCCCTTATCGTCGTCTTCTCGATCGCCGTCCTGTTCTTCTTGACGGGCCGCCGGAAGAGCGACAACGGCTCCCGCTAA